The genomic region GTCAACAAGTTGTTGATGTTCTCACCAAAGGATTACTCAGGTAAAGTTTTGACTcgtgttagcaagttgggtctgaTTGACATCTACGCCCCAAGTTGAGGGGAAATGTTAGAAATAAGGGGCTTTGATGATAGTTTATAGCCCTAAGggtattttagtattttacaTTGCCCTaggtttatttccttttttgtattAGGGCTTGTTAGAACCTATAAATATGGCTTCTTTTGTAACTTTCATTTCATGTTAGAATTATAAAAAGGGACTCTCTATTGTGATTTTTTCTCCCTATTCTAgcgttttccacgtaaatttagtgttttctattttgtatcTTTTTAACAATTTTCATGGTTTTGCAATCTTCGTCTCAGTGAAATTACTGACTGGTTTTCTCTATTGGTGTATTTGTTGATTTCTCTTTTCCTCAAATCACTTGGTTAATTATGCATGTGAAAGAATTTTCGTTGATGATATATCAATGTGAAGGACAGGATTTAGATGCATAGAATGAAGCTTTGTGCATTGTACTTCCTTCGATTGATTACTACGCATAGAATGATTTATTTTTGAGTTATTATCATCCGAAAATCTTGTTGCAGTCATCTCGACCCATTGACTATAAATGTTTCTCCGGTTTTTGTTGGATCGTAGATAGAACTTCGCAATCCATGCCGTGAAGGAAAGAAATTGCTCGTTCTGGACATTGATTATACACTTTTTGATCATCGCTCTCCTGCTGAAAATCCTCTTCAACTCATGCGGCCTTGTATGTTCTccctgtaattttttttttcactgtGATTCGTTATGTCTTTGCacatgtttttttcctttcctttttctttttaaataaataaatatgttctTAGTTTTTCGAGTGCAGATCTTCACGAATTTCTGACAGCTGCTTATGCTGAATATGATATCATGATATGGTCTGCAACAAGGTCAGTTTCCATTTCCAAGTGTTACAGACAAAGTTAGCTGTTCATTTTTATGCCcccatttcctttatttttcctcCTTTATATGAGAGCGGTATCTATTCACTACCCTAACAGAGTTGCAATTTGCAAACATCTTCCTCGACCTAAGGAAAAAGGTGAAATAACttgaataaataaatgaattttcaaTACAAGCAAAAGATTTGTATTTAAAATTGTCTCGACAATGTAAATCAACAGAGTCATAGGCACACCTTGATAGGAATATAAAGCTGCATGTCCACATCACTCGTGTTATGAGGGAGGAAGTGAATGGGGCGAGGAAGATAAGGGGTGGGATGTAAATAATGTGAGATTAGTACCTtttgggcttttttttttttttgacgcCATCAGTAACAGTAAGTTAATCAGATGTTGGGTATATTGGTAAGGAACAGAGTGGGGATAAGGTTAGCAAAATCTTGAAAGATTTAAGAATATTGTAAAGGCCCCGCAGACTTGTATAATTGTTCTACATTGTTTTTTAGTCCCTATGTTCAATCGTACCATTAATCAGGCTTGCTGTCGGTGAAGTAGATGTTATcaatttttttggaaatttccgGATATGTGAACCTCTTGCTCTTTTATGTTTTGAACCTTTTCTTTGGTAGCCTTAAGTGGGTTGAATTAAAGATGGGCCAGCTTGGCGTTCTCAGCAATCCAAACTACAAAATCACTGCTCTTCTAGACCATTTAGCTATGATCACAGTTCAGTCAGATTATCGTGGGACCTTTGATTGCAAGCCACTAGGTTTGATTTGGGCACAGTTTCCAGAGGTATGCCGATGATTTCAATTCAAGTCCAAATCCTTCTTTTAGAATTTGGTTGTTTCTATGGTAATGGAattcttgttcttttttttttttgaattggtACTTGCAAATTATTACTAAAACAACCATATTCATAAAAGAAGAGAGTTCTTTGAACAAAAGATCTTCTCAAATGCTTTGGTTTTTCTTTCAGGAGTCCAATTGACAATGCGctgtagttttaaaaatttttgttttcattggAAATTTGCAGTTTTATAATTCGAGGAATACTATAATGTTTGATGATCTTCGGAGAAATTTTGTAATGAATCCACAAAATGGCCTGGTAATCAAGCCATTCAGGAAAGCTCATGCTAATCGTGATAGTGACCAAGAGCTTATGAAGCTCACTCAGTACTTGCTTGCCATTGCGGAACTCGATGACTTGAGTCCTCTTGATCATAACAATTGGGAGCTATACTCTGAAGATGATGGTCCCAAAAGACGGCGGCATGCATGAGTAAAACAGGTCTAGTTCGTTCTTTTATTGACTAGTTTTTGTAGGCTCTTGGGACAATTTTCGTTGCTAAAACTTTAGGTCCTATTTggtaacaatttgatttttcttttttgaatatTAAGTCAACAAATACtccttccacctctaaatttcttattttgttatctatttacTACTAaggttttaaaaaaccaagccaatttttaaaaatcttgttttttgtttttggaatttaactaagaattgaacttaaagaaacatgaaaatcatgttaagaaattaaaagaaaataggtttaattttcaaaaactaaactaGAGCGACTTCTGAATTTGTGGTTGCTTTCAACCAACATAGTTAATGGATGACAGACGGCGAGTAAGAAAAACAATAGAATCCTAAGACTATGCAAGTTTCTGGTTTTTAATCATGTGAAGCTTACTAAGCTTGAGCCCAATTTCAAAGCTTAATGATAGGTAGAATGATACAGAAAATGGACTCCATGACTTCTATAATAACCCAACTCAAAGCCAGGGCATGAGCATACTGGTCTCAACTcgataaaatttcatttttagtt from Benincasa hispida cultivar B227 unplaced genomic scaffold, ASM972705v1 Contig916, whole genome shotgun sequence harbors:
- the LOC120070105 gene encoding ubiquitin-like domain-containing CTD phosphatase, with translation MAAAASTSSSSEEEITLTVKWSGKEYTVRVCGDDSVAEVKRRICELTNVLPKRQKLLYPKVGSKLADDSLLLSQLPLKSSLKMTMIGTVEDDIIVDQVDSPEIIDDFELGKDEVIDIKDKDVNKQKLRRRISQYKIELRNPCREGKKLLVLDIDYTLFDHRSPAENPLQLMRPYLHEFLTAAYAEYDIMIWSATSLKWVELKMGQLGVLSNPNYKITALLDHLAMITVQSDYRGTFDCKPLGLIWAQFPEFYNSRNTIMFDDLRRNFVMNPQNGLVIKPFRKAHANRDSDQELMKLTQYLLAIAELDDLSPLDHNNWELYSEDDGPKRRRHA